The following are encoded together in the Geobacter sulfurreducens PCA genome:
- the rnc gene encoding ribonuclease III, translated as MRETDEQPVAGGAASTEGLETSIGYRFTDRRFLDEALTHRSWLNEVRSPTVPDNERLEFFGDAILGFCIGKMLLRHYPESREGALARMKSALVGEETLADLAAAVELGSYLRLGRGEERSGGRHRRSLLANALEALLAAMYLDGGMAPVERLVDAWFGPRLAGVAAGIKGRDFKTDFQELAQAQYGGLPRYVLVDTSGPAHDLRFTVAAYVGERLLGQGTGRSKKEAEQAAARQCLERLETGRCSAAP; from the coding sequence ATGCGTGAAACGGATGAACAACCAGTCGCCGGCGGCGCGGCATCGACGGAGGGGCTGGAGACCTCGATCGGCTATCGCTTCACCGACCGCCGTTTTCTGGACGAGGCCCTGACTCACCGTTCCTGGCTGAACGAGGTCCGATCCCCGACGGTTCCCGATAATGAGCGGCTCGAATTTTTCGGCGATGCCATCCTTGGTTTCTGCATCGGCAAGATGCTCCTGCGGCACTACCCCGAAAGCCGTGAGGGAGCGTTGGCACGGATGAAATCGGCTTTGGTGGGCGAAGAGACGCTGGCCGACCTGGCCGCGGCCGTTGAGCTCGGCAGCTACCTGCGACTCGGGCGCGGCGAGGAGCGCTCCGGAGGCCGCCACCGCAGATCGCTGCTCGCCAATGCCCTGGAAGCCCTTCTTGCGGCCATGTATCTCGACGGAGGTATGGCTCCGGTGGAGCGTCTCGTGGACGCGTGGTTCGGCCCGCGCCTGGCCGGTGTTGCTGCCGGGATAAAGGGGCGGGATTTCAAGACTGATTTCCAGGAGCTGGCCCAAGCCCAGTATGGTGGATTGCCTCGATATGTCCTGGTCGATACCAGTGGTCCCGCCCATGACCTGCGTTTCACCGTGGCAGCGTACGTGGGTGAGCGCCTCCTCGGCCAGGGGACGGGCAGGAGTAAGAAGGAGGCGGAGCAGGCTGCGGCGCGGCAATGCCTGGAACGCCTCGAAACGGGGCGGTGCAGCGCTGCCCCATGA
- the holB gene encoding DNA polymerase III subunit delta' yields the protein MPFSRVLGQETAVNVLQRALRSGKTAHAYLFEGIEGCGKMTTALAFIEAAFCRRDDGCGSCPSCRKMAGLQHPDLHRLAPEGAFIKIDQVRELQRELSLRPVEAPMKACIIDDADRLNPAAANALLKTLEEPPGNALLILLTTNPAGILPTVRSRCQLLRFSPLPERVIEEYLTDAGREPAAARLAASLAGGSLSRALEMEEGSAGTARQGLIERLRTLTLEEITPLFAAAEELAADRERAVEALGTLTSLLRDVLLIQGGSNEVVNRDLVDLLEEEACRMSPERTLTRLGHVMEARQALQRNANPRLTMDVLLMRLADRTTP from the coding sequence ATGCCTTTTTCCCGGGTCCTCGGCCAGGAAACCGCCGTGAATGTCCTGCAACGCGCGCTCCGTTCGGGCAAAACGGCCCACGCCTACCTTTTCGAGGGGATCGAGGGGTGCGGCAAGATGACCACCGCCCTCGCCTTCATCGAGGCAGCCTTCTGCCGGCGGGATGACGGCTGCGGTTCATGCCCCTCCTGCCGGAAAATGGCCGGACTCCAGCATCCGGACCTGCACCGACTGGCTCCCGAGGGTGCATTCATCAAGATCGACCAGGTAAGGGAACTGCAGCGGGAGCTTTCCCTGCGTCCGGTTGAGGCACCGATGAAGGCATGCATCATCGATGATGCCGACCGGCTCAACCCGGCAGCGGCCAACGCGCTGCTCAAGACGCTGGAAGAACCGCCGGGCAATGCACTTCTGATCCTGCTCACCACGAATCCGGCGGGAATTCTCCCCACGGTCCGTTCCCGCTGTCAGCTCCTGAGGTTTTCGCCGCTCCCCGAGCGGGTGATCGAAGAATACCTGACGGACGCCGGCCGGGAACCGGCCGCAGCCCGCCTGGCCGCATCCCTGGCCGGCGGCAGCCTTTCCCGGGCGCTGGAGATGGAGGAAGGGAGCGCCGGGACAGCCCGGCAGGGACTGATCGAACGGCTTCGGACCCTCACCCTGGAAGAGATCACCCCCCTCTTCGCGGCCGCCGAGGAACTGGCCGCGGACCGGGAACGCGCCGTGGAGGCCCTTGGCACCCTCACCTCCCTGTTGCGTGATGTTCTCCTCATCCAGGGGGGGAGTAACGAGGTGGTCAACCGGGATCTCGTCGACCTTCTCGAAGAAGAAGCGTGCCGGATGTCGCCGGAGCGGACCCTCACCCGCCTCGGCCACGTCATGGAGGCGCGCCAGGCGCTCCAGCGCAATGCAA
- the tmk gene encoding dTMP kinase codes for MGYFITFEGIEGCGKTTQIKRAAQSLREAGHRVVVTREPGGCPIADDIRAILLDAGNSAMVPTTELLLYAAARAQHVAEVIAPALAEGAVVLCDRFTDSTLVYQGFGRNLDRDLIARLNTLAAGQIRPDLTILLDCPVAVGLARAAARINSRQTNREERFERESLLFHERVREGFLSLAGGEPHRFAVIDGNDGVEATATAVADVLLNRVPRR; via the coding sequence ATGGGCTATTTCATTACATTCGAAGGCATCGAGGGGTGCGGCAAAACGACCCAGATCAAGCGGGCGGCGCAGTCCCTCAGGGAGGCGGGCCACCGGGTGGTCGTTACGCGCGAACCGGGCGGTTGCCCCATTGCCGACGACATCCGGGCTATCCTGCTGGACGCCGGCAACAGCGCCATGGTACCCACGACGGAGCTCCTCCTCTACGCGGCGGCGCGTGCCCAGCACGTGGCCGAGGTCATCGCGCCCGCCCTGGCGGAGGGTGCCGTAGTCCTCTGCGATCGCTTTACCGATTCCACTCTCGTCTACCAGGGCTTCGGCCGCAACCTGGACCGGGATCTCATTGCCCGGCTCAACACGCTGGCTGCGGGACAGATCCGGCCGGACCTCACAATCCTCCTCGACTGCCCCGTGGCGGTGGGGCTTGCCCGGGCCGCGGCGCGGATCAACTCCCGGCAGACAAACCGGGAGGAACGTTTCGAGCGGGAATCGCTCCTCTTTCACGAGCGGGTGCGGGAGGGATTCCTCTCCCTGGCCGGCGGGGAACCCCACCGGTTCGCCGTGATCGACGGAAATGATGGAGTAGAAGCGACGGCGACGGCCGTGGCGGATGTACTCCTGAACCGCGTGCCCCGGAGGTAG